From Shewanella psychrophila, a single genomic window includes:
- a CDS encoding ACP phosphodiesterase: MNFLAHLHLADNSKTSLAANLAGDFAKGNIDNFPKHLQQGIWMHRQIDQLTDSHELTKELVGLFPKNLTRAAPIIVDLAFDHMLAKYWDEYHHLTLQQFAENAYDAIDVCEHLPEKLKLLAPKIRGENWLTAYKSKKGLHQTINSVAKRLSKPEIFQGAIQAVDKLDIEIEIAFRTFYPQLMAYSKVWARKTPSEYL, encoded by the coding sequence ATGAACTTCCTTGCACATCTACATCTTGCCGATAATAGTAAAACCAGTCTCGCAGCTAACCTTGCCGGCGATTTTGCCAAAGGCAATATAGACAATTTTCCTAAACACCTACAGCAAGGTATCTGGATGCATAGACAAATTGACCAGCTCACAGACAGTCATGAACTAACTAAAGAGTTAGTGGGTCTATTTCCCAAAAATTTAACCAGAGCAGCCCCTATTATTGTCGATTTAGCATTCGACCATATGCTGGCTAAATATTGGGATGAATATCACCATCTCACACTTCAACAATTTGCCGAAAATGCTTATGACGCCATAGATGTATGTGAACACTTGCCTGAAAAGCTAAAGCTACTAGCGCCAAAGATCCGCGGCGAAAATTGGCTTACGGCATATAAGAGCAAAAAAGGTCTCCATCAGACCATTAACTCTGTCGCTAAGCGACTCTCGAAGCCGGAAATTTTCCAAGGAGCTATTCAAGCAGTAGACAAACTGGATATTGAGATTGAGATTGCATTTAGAACCTTTTACCCACAACTGATGGCCTACAGCAAGGTTTGGGCTCGTAAGACACCGTCGGAATATTTATAA
- a CDS encoding pseudouridine synthase, translating into MQIFTYAPPSVPWLDIRYRDRDILVINKPSGLLSNPGRAENTYDCALTRLLQRYPETILVHRLDCATSGIMVFALNKKAESNIKTQFQNRMSKKTYIAEVSGLLIQDQGVIELAMKADKTRPPLQVIAEDGKPSKTYFKVLERREDSTLVELKPVTGRTHQLRLHMLALGHPILGDDFYGEPDVIAASNRLKLHAMTLSISHPFSGKEITFKSFHPFDKTESEKNISEYC; encoded by the coding sequence ATGCAGATATTCACTTACGCCCCCCCTTCAGTCCCTTGGTTAGATATACGATATCGAGACAGAGATATACTTGTTATCAACAAACCATCAGGTCTACTCTCTAACCCTGGTCGTGCAGAAAATACCTATGATTGCGCGCTTACCCGTTTACTGCAGAGATATCCTGAAACCATACTGGTACACCGTCTCGATTGTGCGACTTCAGGCATTATGGTTTTTGCGTTAAATAAGAAGGCAGAGTCTAATATTAAGACTCAATTTCAGAATAGAATGAGTAAAAAAACCTACATCGCAGAGGTCAGCGGATTATTAATCCAAGATCAAGGCGTGATAGAGCTCGCCATGAAAGCCGATAAAACCAGGCCTCCACTGCAAGTAATAGCCGAAGACGGTAAGCCCTCAAAAACCTATTTCAAGGTATTAGAGCGAAGAGAAGACAGTACTTTGGTAGAATTAAAACCCGTAACAGGAAGGACCCATCAACTCAGATTACATATGTTGGCTTTAGGTCATCCAATTTTAGGCGATGACTTCTATGGTGAGCCGGATGTAATTGCGGCATCAAATAGGCTCAAATTACATGCAATGACATTGAGCATTAGCCATCCCTTTTCGGGCAAAGAGATAACATTCAAGAGCTTTCACCCTTTCGATAAAACTGAATCCGAGAAGAATATCTCAGAGTACTGCTAG
- the secF gene encoding protein translocase subunit SecF, whose translation MFQVLSIKGTVNFLRHAVPISILSLILVIGSLTSLATKGINWGLDFTGGTVVELEFSSTADLQALRAELSSEETEGVVVQHFGSSRDVITRLPVKEGVKSETQVEQVMAAATKLDPKVIQKRVEMVGPQIGQELAEQGGLAVLVALICILIYVSFRFEWRLALGSVAALAHDVIITLGVFSLFQLDFDLTVLAGVLTVVGYSLNDTIVVFDRIRENFLKMRKGGPEEIVNTSITQTMSRTIITTGTTLVVVIALFLKGGTMIHGFATALLMGIFVGTFSSIYVASFLAVKLGINREHMMPVEIEKEGADQDPLTP comes from the coding sequence ATGTTTCAGGTTTTATCGATAAAAGGCACGGTCAACTTTCTGCGTCATGCAGTGCCAATCAGTATTCTGTCTCTGATTTTAGTCATTGGTTCGCTAACATCATTAGCGACCAAAGGCATTAACTGGGGATTAGACTTTACCGGCGGAACCGTTGTTGAACTCGAGTTCTCATCGACTGCAGACCTCCAGGCACTCCGCGCGGAACTCAGCAGTGAAGAAACTGAAGGCGTCGTGGTACAACACTTTGGTTCGAGTCGTGATGTGATCACGCGTCTTCCTGTTAAAGAGGGCGTGAAGAGTGAAACTCAAGTCGAGCAAGTGATGGCGGCGGCGACTAAACTCGATCCGAAAGTTATCCAGAAGCGTGTGGAGATGGTTGGACCTCAAATTGGTCAAGAGCTAGCAGAGCAGGGTGGACTCGCTGTATTAGTTGCACTGATCTGTATCTTGATTTATGTGTCCTTTCGATTCGAGTGGCGCTTAGCACTTGGCTCCGTTGCTGCACTGGCACACGATGTGATTATCACCTTAGGTGTGTTCTCATTGTTCCAATTAGATTTTGATCTTACTGTATTGGCTGGTGTCTTGACGGTTGTTGGTTACTCACTCAACGATACTATTGTTGTATTTGACCGTATCCGTGAAAACTTCCTTAAGATGCGTAAGGGCGGACCAGAGGAGATTGTTAACACCTCAATCACTCAGACCATGAGTCGTACTATTATTACAACGGGTACTACTTTGGTTGTGGTCATCGCTTTGTTCCTTAAGGGCGGCACCATGATCCACGGGTTTGCAACGGCACTCTTGATGGGGATCTTCGTTGGTACTTTCTCATCTATTTATGTGGCGAGTTTCTTAGCGGTTAAGCTCGGGATAAATCGCGAGCATATGATGCCTGTTGAGATTGAAAAAGAAGGTGCTGATCAAGACCCACTAACGCCATAA
- a CDS encoding YaeQ family protein, with amino-acid sequence MAPKATVYKVTLQIADMDRGYYHDHQLTLAQHPSETDSRMMIRLLAFAMNASESLEFSKGLCVEDEPELWEKSLVGDIELWIEFGQSDEKWLRKASGRSKQVQLFAYGGRAVPIWWQQNEKALERYKNLKVWNVPEEAVKQMGDLVTRNMELQYNISDGEIWLSSDLGSVQFTPEILKLSV; translated from the coding sequence ATGGCACCAAAAGCTACGGTATATAAAGTCACTCTGCAAATAGCCGATATGGATCGAGGCTATTATCACGATCATCAGCTGACATTGGCTCAACACCCTTCGGAAACCGATTCCCGCATGATGATCCGTTTACTTGCTTTCGCAATGAATGCAAGTGAGTCACTAGAGTTCAGTAAAGGGCTTTGCGTAGAAGATGAACCAGAACTTTGGGAAAAGTCGCTAGTTGGCGATATAGAGCTTTGGATTGAGTTTGGTCAGAGTGATGAAAAATGGTTAAGAAAAGCCAGTGGGCGGTCTAAGCAAGTACAGTTATTTGCTTATGGAGGGCGAGCTGTACCTATATGGTGGCAACAAAATGAGAAAGCATTAGAACGTTATAAAAACCTTAAAGTCTGGAATGTTCCTGAAGAGGCCGTGAAGCAGATGGGAGATTTGGTCACTCGTAATATGGAGCTTCAATATAATATAAGTGATGGGGAAATTTGGTTATCCAGTGATCTAGGTAGTGTTCAGTTTACTCCTGAGATACTGAAGCTTAGTGTTTAA
- the secD gene encoding protein translocase subunit SecD, translated as MLNKYPMWKNLMVACIIFVGFFYAIPNLFGEDYAVQVVATRGAEVTVATQSTVNDVLTSKNIAIKRSELENGQLLVRVMDGDQQLLAKEAIATALGDKYTVALNLAPATPEWLESMGGTPMKLGLDLRGGVHFLMEVKMGEAVRKMTESKMADFRTDLRGERIRYAGIRDSARGIEIKFRDADNLAKAERFLKSRGNDMVFTDISSGGNYFLIANLSENYLKQVKEEALQQNITTIRNRVNELGVAEPVVQRQGAERIIVQLPGVQDTARAKKILGATASIEFRMVDEKADAAAIASGRVSPNSQIYDRRQGGKVALYKEVMLSGTHIQGAQPSFDEYSRPQVSINLDSKGGSIFSNVTKDNIGKPMATLFIEYKDNGAKNPDGSIKLEKIEEVISVATIQARLGRNFVITGLDHTEAQNLALLLRAGALIAPVVIVEERTIGPSLGAENVQNGVQAMIWGMAVVLIFMLVYYRGFGLIANLALTANLVMVVGVMSMIPGAVLTLPGIAGMVLTVGMAVDGNVLIYERIREELRNGRSVQQAIHEGYANAFSTIADANITTFMTALILFSVGTGAVKGFAVTLMIGIATSMFTAIVGTRSIVNAVWGGKRVKKLSI; from the coding sequence GTGTTAAATAAATACCCAATGTGGAAAAACTTGATGGTGGCTTGCATCATCTTTGTAGGTTTTTTCTATGCAATTCCGAATCTCTTCGGTGAAGACTATGCGGTTCAGGTAGTTGCCACTCGTGGAGCCGAGGTGACTGTGGCTACTCAGTCAACAGTCAACGATGTTCTTACCAGTAAGAATATTGCGATAAAGCGTTCAGAGCTTGAAAATGGCCAACTGCTTGTTCGTGTGATGGACGGCGATCAACAGTTGCTCGCCAAAGAAGCGATAGCTACTGCGCTGGGTGACAAATACACCGTCGCCTTAAACTTAGCACCAGCGACTCCTGAGTGGCTGGAGTCTATGGGCGGTACGCCAATGAAGTTAGGTCTGGATCTTCGAGGCGGTGTTCATTTCTTGATGGAAGTGAAGATGGGCGAAGCGGTCCGTAAGATGACCGAATCTAAGATGGCCGATTTCAGAACTGACCTGCGTGGTGAAAGAATTCGCTATGCGGGAATACGTGACAGTGCTAGAGGCATAGAGATTAAATTCCGTGATGCCGATAACTTAGCTAAGGCTGAGCGTTTCCTTAAATCTCGTGGCAATGACATGGTATTCACCGATATCTCATCGGGTGGAAACTACTTCTTAATTGCCAACCTCAGTGAAAACTATCTCAAACAGGTAAAAGAAGAAGCACTACAGCAAAACATCACCACGATTCGTAATCGAGTGAATGAGTTGGGTGTTGCTGAGCCTGTGGTACAACGTCAAGGTGCGGAGCGTATTATCGTTCAGTTACCCGGTGTTCAGGATACGGCTCGCGCCAAGAAAATTCTGGGTGCTACGGCATCGATTGAATTTCGCATGGTTGATGAGAAAGCCGATGCTGCCGCTATTGCCAGTGGTCGTGTCTCTCCCAACTCGCAGATTTACGATCGTCGTCAAGGAGGTAAGGTTGCGCTTTATAAAGAAGTCATGTTGTCTGGTACCCATATCCAAGGGGCACAGCCAAGTTTCGACGAATATAGCCGTCCTCAGGTAAGCATCAATTTAGATTCCAAAGGTGGATCAATCTTCTCGAATGTCACTAAAGATAACATTGGTAAGCCAATGGCCACTTTATTCATCGAGTATAAAGATAATGGTGCTAAAAATCCGGATGGCAGTATCAAGTTGGAGAAGATAGAGGAAGTCATTTCAGTCGCAACGATTCAAGCGCGTCTGGGACGTAACTTTGTTATCACAGGTCTTGATCACACTGAAGCTCAAAACTTAGCGTTACTTCTTCGTGCCGGTGCCTTGATTGCTCCAGTTGTTATCGTTGAAGAGCGTACTATTGGTCCAAGCTTAGGTGCTGAGAACGTTCAAAACGGTGTACAGGCGATGATCTGGGGTATGGCAGTTGTGCTTATCTTTATGCTTGTCTATTACCGTGGCTTTGGTCTGATTGCTAATCTGGCGTTAACGGCAAACTTAGTGATGGTTGTCGGTGTGATGTCTATGATCCCGGGAGCTGTACTTACACTGCCGGGTATCGCTGGTATGGTCTTGACCGTAGGTATGGCTGTCGATGGCAACGTGTTGATCTATGAGCGCATCCGCGAAGAGCTAAGAAACGGCCGTAGCGTACAGCAGGCAATTCATGAAGGTTATGCTAATGCGTTTTCTACCATTGCCGATGCAAATATTACCACCTTTATGACAGCACTTATCTTGTTCTCCGTTGGTACTGGTGCAGTGAAGGGTTTCGCAGTCACCTTGATGATAGGTATTGCGACCTCAATGTTCACCGCTATCGTGGGAACCCGCTCAATAGTTAACGCTGTTTGGGGTGGTAAGCGCGTTAAGAAACTGTCTATATAA
- a CDS encoding precorrin-2 dehydrogenase/sirohydrochlorin ferrochelatase family protein: MQYFPLFVDTSKLKVLLVGAGDVASRKLELLARTDAEILVIATDISAEVSKCGQQGRITLVKRGVTPDDINGVDLVYLATADDRLNAKFASIADERGIWVNVVDSPDLCRFITPSIVDRGRLQIAISTAGAAPVFARELRARLESWLPQSLSPLFDFVATKRKEVQQRLPEFKQRKLFWEDFFRANGDKFDDDTSVHYDNGFQGLSTGGEILLVDDETQTSLLPIAAMPLMQKLDHIFSLEALPLTLNEFVRRDAERGKLPSLSELSKLYQGGQRCLVYGDKETVNQLKAHFPMAKHLRAGKI, from the coding sequence ATGCAGTACTTTCCCTTATTTGTTGATACATCCAAGCTTAAAGTCTTGTTGGTGGGCGCAGGTGATGTGGCCAGCCGAAAATTAGAGTTGCTGGCCAGAACAGATGCTGAGATTCTGGTTATTGCAACAGATATCTCTGCAGAGGTGTCTAAGTGTGGCCAGCAAGGCCGTATTACGCTCGTTAAGCGCGGCGTGACCCCTGATGATATCAATGGGGTCGATCTCGTTTATCTCGCGACTGCTGATGACAGGCTTAATGCAAAGTTCGCGAGTATTGCCGATGAACGTGGGATCTGGGTGAATGTTGTTGATAGTCCCGATTTGTGCCGGTTTATCACTCCATCGATAGTCGATCGAGGCCGTCTTCAGATTGCGATAAGTACAGCCGGTGCTGCACCTGTTTTTGCAAGAGAGCTGAGGGCGAGACTTGAGTCCTGGTTACCTCAGTCGCTCTCGCCTCTATTTGATTTTGTGGCGACGAAGCGCAAAGAAGTACAGCAAAGACTGCCTGAGTTTAAGCAAAGAAAACTATTTTGGGAGGATTTCTTTAGAGCCAATGGTGATAAGTTTGATGATGATACTTCTGTTCACTACGATAATGGGTTCCAAGGTTTGTCGACAGGCGGTGAGATCTTGCTTGTCGATGATGAGACTCAAACCTCTTTGTTACCCATAGCCGCAATGCCGTTAATGCAGAAGCTCGATCATATATTTAGCCTTGAAGCGCTGCCTCTGACTCTCAATGAATTTGTCAGACGAGATGCTGAACGAGGGAAGTTACCCAGTCTGAGTGAGCTGAGTAAACTATACCAAGGTGGTCAACGTTGTCTCGTGTATGGGGATAAAGAAACTGTTAACCAACTTAAAGCCCATTTCCCCATGGCGAAACACCTGAGGGCCGGGAAAATTTAA
- the yajC gene encoding preprotein translocase subunit YajC — MFISNAYAADAPATGGTMELIFMLVIFGLIFYFMIFRPQSKRVKEHKNLMGSLSKGDEILTSGGILGKIAKISDENDYVLLTINETSEITIKKDYIAAVLPKGSIKSL; from the coding sequence ATGTTCATTTCAAATGCGTACGCTGCAGATGCCCCAGCAACTGGTGGCACCATGGAGTTAATTTTCATGCTGGTTATATTCGGCCTGATCTTCTATTTCATGATTTTCCGCCCGCAGTCTAAGCGCGTCAAAGAGCACAAAAACTTAATGGGTTCATTGAGTAAGGGTGATGAGATTCTCACCAGCGGTGGTATTTTAGGTAAGATTGCTAAAATCAGTGACGAGAATGATTATGTGTTACTGACAATCAATGAGACATCTGAAATTACAATTAAAAAGGATTACATAGCGGCCGTATTGCCTAAAGGCTCTATTAAGTCACTTTAA
- a CDS encoding putative signal transducing protein, with protein sequence MEERSRMVAGGNLLQAHTWKGLLETSGIEVELRGEALLGGIGELPVDLQNVELWVSESKYELAKAQLESINAEGPPWRCIKCQEMNEVSFELCWRCGRERSELHN encoded by the coding sequence ATGGAAGAGCGCAGTAGAATGGTTGCGGGCGGTAATTTATTACAAGCCCATACGTGGAAAGGTCTGTTAGAAACAAGTGGCATAGAAGTAGAGCTTCGTGGTGAAGCTTTACTCGGTGGAATAGGTGAGCTGCCAGTTGATCTGCAAAATGTGGAGCTTTGGGTATCGGAGTCGAAATATGAGCTTGCTAAAGCTCAACTGGAATCTATTAACGCCGAAGGGCCTCCATGGCGCTGCATAAAGTGCCAAGAAATGAATGAGGTTAGTTTTGAGTTGTGTTGGCGGTGTGGTCGTGAGAGAAGTGAGCTTCACAACTAA
- the tgt gene encoding tRNA guanosine(34) transglycosylase Tgt, giving the protein MKFELDTTDGRARRGRLIFERGTVETPAFMPVGTYGTVKGMTPEEVRETGADILLGNTFHLWLRPGEEIMRKHGDLHDFMNWQGPILTDSGGFQVFSLGDIRKITEEGVHFRSPINGEKIFLDPEKSMQIQNSLGSDVVMIFDECTPYPATEDEARKSMQMSLRWAQRSRDEFDKLENPNSLFGIIQGGVYEDLRDESLNGLVDIGFDGYAVGGLAVGEPKEDMHRILEHVCPQIPTDKPRYLMGVGKPEDLVEGVRRGVDMFDCVMPTRNARNGHLFTSEGVIKIRNARHRDDTATLDAKCDCYTCKNYSRAYLYHLDRCNEILGARLNTIHNLRYYQRLMEGLRGAIETGTLDAFVEEFYTSQGREVPKLSD; this is encoded by the coding sequence ATGAAATTTGAATTAGATACAACCGATGGGCGAGCCAGACGCGGCCGTTTGATTTTTGAACGTGGCACTGTAGAGACTCCAGCATTCATGCCAGTGGGCACTTATGGCACTGTAAAAGGCATGACACCAGAAGAGGTGCGCGAAACTGGCGCCGATATCCTGTTAGGTAATACATTCCATTTATGGCTGCGTCCGGGTGAAGAAATCATGCGTAAGCATGGTGATCTGCATGACTTCATGAACTGGCAAGGTCCTATTTTAACGGATTCAGGCGGATTCCAAGTATTCAGTTTAGGTGATATTCGTAAGATCACCGAAGAAGGTGTACATTTCCGTTCACCTATTAATGGTGAGAAGATTTTTCTGGATCCGGAAAAATCCATGCAGATCCAGAACTCTCTGGGTAGTGATGTGGTCATGATTTTCGATGAATGTACACCGTATCCGGCAACTGAAGATGAAGCACGCAAATCGATGCAGATGTCACTGCGTTGGGCTCAACGCTCACGTGATGAATTTGATAAATTAGAAAATCCTAACTCTCTGTTTGGCATCATTCAAGGTGGAGTCTATGAAGACCTGCGCGATGAGAGCTTAAATGGGTTAGTCGATATAGGTTTTGACGGCTATGCCGTCGGCGGTTTGGCAGTGGGTGAGCCTAAAGAAGATATGCATCGTATTTTAGAGCATGTCTGTCCTCAAATCCCTACTGATAAACCTCGTTACTTGATGGGGGTCGGTAAGCCAGAAGATCTCGTTGAAGGTGTACGTCGTGGTGTCGACATGTTTGATTGTGTGATGCCAACACGTAATGCTCGAAATGGTCATCTGTTTACCAGTGAAGGTGTAATTAAGATACGCAACGCGCGTCATCGTGATGATACTGCCACACTCGATGCTAAATGTGATTGCTATACCTGTAAGAATTATTCACGGGCATATCTTTACCATTTAGATCGTTGTAATGAAATTTTAGGTGCTCGTTTAAACACCATACATAACCTTAGGTATTACCAAAGGTTGATGGAAGGTTTGCGCGGTGCAATCGAGACGGGTACATTAGACGCCTTCGTTGAGGAGTTCTATACCAGTCAAGGTCGTGAAGTTCCTAAATTATCCGATTAA
- the queA gene encoding tRNA preQ1(34) S-adenosylmethionine ribosyltransferase-isomerase QueA: MRVTDFSFELPNELIARYPTSERTSSRLLSLEGNTGQVTDKQFTDILNMVNPGDLMVFNNTRVIPARLFGKKQSGGKLELLVERMLDDKSILAHVRCSKSPKVDSIVCLDGGYEMVMLARHDALFELKLQSDKTILEVLEEVGHMPLPPYIDRPDEDADKERYQTVYNESPGAVAAPTAGLHFDDAMLKALSDKGVDTAFVTLHVGAGTFQPVKVDNILEHKMHSEWAEVTQEVVDKVIQTKANGKRVIAVGTTSVRSLEGAAKASVGELKAFCSDTDIFIYPGYEFQVVDAMVTNFHLPESTLIMLLSAFAGFDEVKNAYQHAIAQKYRFFSYGDAMFVTKKAN; the protein is encoded by the coding sequence ATGCGTGTGACCGATTTTTCTTTTGAACTCCCCAACGAGCTTATTGCTCGATATCCAACCTCCGAACGTACCTCTTCGAGACTACTCTCTCTAGAGGGTAATACTGGTCAGGTCACAGACAAGCAGTTCACCGATATTCTCAATATGGTTAATCCTGGCGATCTTATGGTGTTTAATAACACTCGAGTAATCCCGGCGCGGCTATTTGGTAAGAAGCAGAGCGGTGGCAAACTGGAGCTGTTAGTCGAGCGTATGTTAGATGATAAAAGCATATTGGCTCATGTTCGATGTTCGAAATCCCCTAAAGTCGATTCCATCGTCTGTTTAGACGGTGGCTATGAGATGGTCATGCTTGCCCGTCACGATGCCTTGTTTGAACTTAAGTTGCAATCGGACAAAACCATACTCGAAGTGCTAGAAGAGGTTGGGCATATGCCTTTGCCTCCCTATATCGATCGCCCCGATGAAGATGCAGATAAAGAGCGTTATCAGACCGTTTACAATGAGAGCCCTGGGGCAGTAGCCGCACCAACGGCAGGACTACACTTCGATGATGCTATGTTAAAGGCATTGTCTGATAAAGGTGTCGATACCGCCTTTGTGACACTGCATGTTGGAGCCGGAACCTTTCAGCCAGTCAAAGTTGATAATATCCTCGAACATAAGATGCATTCTGAGTGGGCCGAAGTCACTCAAGAGGTTGTCGACAAAGTCATACAGACTAAGGCGAATGGAAAACGTGTAATTGCCGTTGGCACGACATCAGTTCGTTCATTAGAGGGTGCCGCTAAAGCAAGTGTTGGTGAATTGAAAGCATTTTGCAGTGACACCGATATCTTTATCTATCCCGGATATGAGTTCCAAGTTGTCGATGCCATGGTGACAAACTTTCATCTTCCTGAGTCGACTTTAATCATGTTGCTCAGTGCTTTTGCCGGCTTCGATGAGGTAAAAAACGCCTATCAGCACGCGATTGCTCAAAAATACCGCTTCTTTAGCTATGGCGACGCCATGTTTGTGACTAAAAAAGCTAACTAA
- a CDS encoding acyltransferase family protein produces the protein MNYTDYLNQKRYLCLDGLRCLSILAVIWHHAGYPYWDHIYLASQGFHGVTLFFVISGFLITSLLLKEKRTKGQIDLKHFYIRRTLRIFPLYYCVLLIYILLVFVLESGTPAGTAFLDNLKYFATYTSNVFVPFIAGDRIIFFFAWSLAAEEQFYLIWPTIERMLVPIISIPLLILIIIASTYLHYTGINSENLFFKALEIIAIPICIGVVLAHALANKKCYQFIAPLITRPGASLIFLIATFASLAINGVPLILVYILMALLIASCVTSPRPIISPLFEHYVAKKIGQISYGMYLLHMLAYNLVAKIVTHLNIDYWPITFSATIALTTLLGLSSFYLFERHFLKLKKNFS, from the coding sequence ATGAATTACACTGATTACCTCAATCAAAAAAGGTACTTATGCCTCGACGGCTTACGTTGCCTGAGTATTCTGGCCGTCATATGGCATCATGCAGGCTATCCCTATTGGGATCACATATATCTGGCTAGTCAGGGGTTTCATGGGGTGACACTATTTTTTGTGATCAGTGGATTCTTAATCACTTCTCTGCTCCTTAAAGAAAAAAGGACCAAGGGTCAAATTGACCTTAAACATTTTTATATCCGACGAACACTGCGAATTTTTCCACTTTATTATTGTGTATTACTTATTTACATTCTTCTGGTATTTGTCTTAGAGTCAGGCACTCCTGCCGGAACTGCTTTTCTAGATAATCTGAAATATTTCGCCACTTATACTTCTAACGTATTTGTTCCATTTATTGCAGGCGATCGAATTATATTCTTCTTCGCTTGGTCTCTGGCTGCAGAAGAGCAGTTCTATCTTATCTGGCCAACCATTGAACGTATGTTGGTACCTATAATATCTATCCCCTTGCTAATTTTGATTATTATCGCCAGCACCTACTTACATTACACAGGTATTAACAGCGAAAATTTGTTCTTTAAAGCCTTGGAGATCATTGCAATTCCGATCTGTATTGGTGTTGTATTAGCCCATGCATTAGCTAACAAGAAGTGTTACCAGTTTATCGCACCGTTAATTACAAGACCTGGAGCCAGTCTTATCTTTCTCATCGCGACGTTTGCCTCGCTGGCAATAAATGGAGTTCCATTGATTCTGGTGTATATATTGATGGCGTTACTCATTGCTTCATGTGTCACCAGTCCCCGACCAATAATTAGTCCCCTGTTTGAACATTATGTTGCCAAGAAGATAGGGCAAATTAGCTATGGTATGTACTTGCTACATATGTTGGCATATAACCTGGTGGCAAAAATAGTCACTCATTTAAATATAGATTATTGGCCTATCACATTCTCAGCCACTATCGCTTTGACCACTTTGCTCGGCTTAAGCAGTTTCTACCTCTTCGAACGGCATTTCTTGAAACTGAAAAAAAACTTCAGCTGA